cgcggcgcgcggcgtcaGCGGGGGCGgctcgtcgtcgtcctcgtcgatCGGCGTCTGGTAACCCTGGGGAGGCGTGTGACTCGAGGAGACGCACGAACTGACGCTGGAAGACCTCGCCAGAGGCGCCTCACCTTCTTTTTCGAGTGCATTAAATATAGAGATATCTGGTGTTAGGTCGCGAGAGCTCTGCCGCCCTACGTCTGGAAGTAGGCTAGCCTCTTCTTTGCTAGGGGATCGACTTGGGCACGGTGGTTATCAGTTTACCATGTGATCTTACTTGTAGTCCTAACTTGTAAGTGGGCAAACGTTTGAGTAAGTTCGAATGGAAGTTTAAACGGATGTAACTTATTTTGGTTGGGGAGTTTCATGAGAACTTAGAGGACTTTGTTGATTGTAAACACTTCTGTTTTGTCCTCGGCGATGGTTTACAGTATGGTAGGAAGGAGGAATGATGTGACCGACTCACCGACTTTGTGCATTTGCGGCTCTCTGTAACTGGGTCCTTGGATCTTCCTCTGGCTAGCTTTGATCTTGTCCATCTTGAACTTCAGCTTTTGGAGGACGTTCTTCTCGACGCTTTCTTGGATGTCTATGCGTTTCTGGTGTAGTTCCTCTAACAGTTCTGCGCCGCGGGACGCTAGGACGCTCATAGCTTTCGTCTCGTCTACTATGTGGAAGAAATAGTAGCTCTTGAAGAGGCGCTTCTGGAGCAGCAGGAAACCGAAGCACAGGCCGTCCCAGACCATGCCTATGTCTTCCCGAGGAACCACGCAGTCCACTTTGCCGATGACGATGTCGCCCGCGGAGCTTTGGAACTTTCTCAGGCAAGTTATTCCGAATAACTGGATCAGTGGGCAAGCCGAAACTTCCAGCTGAAACGCGATTAAAAGCAATTTTAGTGAAGAATTCATCAGCGAATATAAGTAATGAAAGGTACATTGAGCAGTTTACCTGTTTGATCAGCACGCAACCAACTCCTTGCAGCAGAGCTTTAGAGAAGATGACAACCACATTGTACCCGATCAACATATTCCACCATCTTAAGATTGTCCTGACCGGTCTAAGGTAGAAATCACTGCCCTGCCAAAGGAAAACGAAGGCGCCAATCAAGTAGCCTAACGAGAAAAGGTTGGTCCTCTTGGTTCCAGCTAGGAACATGATCGACAGAGTGATCCACATCAGGCTCATCAACACTCCTCTCTTCAGCACGTCCAGCCACGAATGAATGTGCGAGACGTAATCCTTAACGGGATTCACGAAATTAGGCTTCTCCATATCTTGGTAGACAGAGTAATTATGACCCGCAGGGAATTCTTTGCCGTTTGCAACGGTTCGCTGCTCGATACGGAAGTACAGGCTCTGTCTAACGATCATCATCAACAAAATAAAGTCGCCTGGAAAGAGCACAATTGATAAATTCGAATTGAATCGTCTTGGAACTATTGTTTATAAAAGACTTACACATCAATTTCCTAGGATTAGGAGGGAAATCCGGATCAGGGAAGTACATCCACTCCTGTAGCCTCCTGAGTATTTCCGAATTGCTCCAAGGATAATCTGAGGATTAAGGAGCATTAAtgaattacaatgaaatatttacagtatattttattaatttcaacctACCTATGCAAAGCCAGGAGGGCAGTGCAACTACTAGGGAATATTGCACTGGTAGCATGATAACCCCAAAGACTTTGAAGAACGGCCATATTCTGGATATAGTCCTTCTCCTCAAGGAAAATAGAAGTAAAAGCCAGACACTGTAGAGAACCGAGTAAAAATCGAGTCTAGTGCCGATCAGCGCTACGATTCCGATCAGACATATCTCTAAACCGAATTTGTAGAATCCATAGTTGAAGAGGAACTTCAAGCACTCTGGTATTCCTTTATCAGCGTCTGCTCTGGTGATAGATGGGAACATCACTTGCGGAGTTTCCAATAGTTCTCCGATTCCCTTTCGATAGAAACACTGTCGTACTCTAATGATTTTCCGCAGTGTCGTCACCACTATGATTCCTATGTATCCTTTCAGCAGCTCTGCGAGCTCTCCTGGCTCTGCTTTCTTCATGCCAAACCATTCTGCTATATTGTACACAGTGTTGTTGCTTGAAAATTGAGGTTGTTTGTCGTCTACGTGTCTCTGGTAATTAGAACATCGAAATTGCTGTACAGAGCACTGATTCTTTTTAGAGATTCAAAGTAATAGGTAAACTGGctgattttataaaaaatcttttcttttcctttataaACAAATTGTATACTCACCGTGCAATTCACGTTCCAATTATTGTGATCGATGTACTGAATCTGATACAGCATCTTAGCAACCATCAACAACGCGATTATCGCAGCGATTATATTCACAGTGAGTATTTGAGCGTGTCTCCTAGTATTTATCATGATTGCTACAATCACGACGAACACCAAATTGATGGCGCATACCTGGGAAATCGATATTGAAGACGAAATTAACGTTTGATCCGATTGCTCGAAAAATATGGCTGATTTCAACGTACGTCGTTCACGCATAGAAGCATCACAGAGATGAAGATGATCTTCTGCATGTGGATCTCCAGGAACAACCAGACGTAATTGTAAAAATTGACTAGATGCTTCATTATTTTGCGAAATAGTGCCATCCGTTCCAACTTGGACATTCCTTgacattcaaatgaaaattcaatttcttcttcCTATTCGCCAATAAgttatttcaaaaaatgtaaCAGAACTTACGTTTCAATTGACGAAGACTGTATGGAGTGTCATGGTCATCTTCATCAGCAAGAAATATTTCCCCTGGAGAAGTCGGTGGCATGTCCAATGTTGGCGACTGATTGAGTGTGTCTTGTCTGAAGGAACTCTCTTCTGTCCTAGAACTGTTCGtcacaaatattattaacgcAATCTTTATCAAATGTATATAAATGAATCTTTACCTACCCAATCGCCTCTATGTTCGTCACTTCCAAAAAGTCCTTGTGGAAATAATGGATCTGAAGCACAGTGATGATGACGAAGAACGTTGGAGTCAATAGCCTTACGAAAAGATCCTTCGTCGCGTATTTTTCGAGGCCAATATCCATTTGCAAGTCCTCATCGATGTGCAGATAGTTCCAGTATTCCGGGAAATTGTCGAATTGATAAGTGTACACGAGGATCAGCATAATTACCGAGTACCCAATGACTGTGAGCCAGAATGGGTACATCATTCTTCTCCAAGCGGTCCAGGAGATCTATAGATTAAACGTTTATTAGCATAGCAGCTTCAGATCATCGAGAAaacgaattaaatttcttataattaaagGCCAACCGTTTCAATCGTCTCTTTATTCAATGGAAAGGAGACTTGTAATAATATAACTGTAAACAAATGTTTTTACGTACTTGGAAGGTAATAATGAGCACAAGGAACAAGGACATATAAACAATCCTGAAGACAGTCATGCGTTCCCCAGTTATTCCGCAAATAAAGAGCATAATAGCCACCACAGCGATCCAGAACTTGGTCAGTAACTTCTTCAGAAGTATGCCGACGTCTTTCATAAATTTGCTCTTGATTTCTGGCACGTCGTGATTCATGGCTGTGGTGGCAGTCGACACGGAGACGTGCAACGGCGCTACCATGTCTCTTAACGTCGAGGAACGTCTCTGACGAGTCCTTTCAGCGGTGTACTGTCGCATTGTTATCCAGAACATTGTTATAAAGAGACACTGGAAGCATTAGAAATGTTGAAAACGATACAAAAGAacatttgaaagaataaaaattgaaggaaTCATACTCTGACTACTAAGTGCCAGCGACTTAGCTCTTCAGGCTTGCTGAAACCGATCTCAGACACCTTAAATCCATTGACCAGCGTTGGTAATTCTTCTTCGGTCAGATCCATGCCGTAAATGTACTGGCAAAGTAATAAAAGAGTTGCATAAAAGACGATAAATGGGGAGCATTTCATCATTGACGCGCGTTTGTTAGGGACCATCCAGAGGATCAGAGCCCAGAGCAAGAGAGCAAAGGTTGTCCAGCTGTGGTACATTATGCTCCAAGTctgataaatgaaataattatgatGTATAAATAGAATGCTCGACTAAATGAAGAAGGAATTTTGTAGCAGTCCCATCGTACCATCATTATGATGTTTGTAGCGAGATAAGAAGAATTGATAATCAATTGGAAGATGGAGTACACTGCCATGATGATGTTCTCGATGATTCCGAACTGCTCATCTGGGGCACCTGAATAGGAAGTTGATAATTAACgaacaatacattttatttttcgaatgttGAGGTCTTTAGTGTATTTTACCATCGCTGAAACTGTGCATCTGAATGCTATCATCTTGATGACCATCCTGAACGATGACGCTTCCTGTAGAGTCCTGAAGGAGGCCCGTTCGCGCTGACCCAAACCTCATCAGCTATTTGTAAGATACAGGatattattgtatatgtatTTCGACAGGAACTTCGTTGAATCTCAATTTCGACAGTCTACGTTTGTAACTCACTGAACGAGTGTATGGTGAATTAAAATCTCGGACATACACATGCAAGCTACATGAAAAGTACCGATGTTTACCTTCACCGCTAGCTACAAAAATTGTCGAtagaataaaggaaaaaaaaatagtaGATCCGTAAATAATTGTAACGATCACTAAGAACGTGCTAGATCAGAGTGTCGAGTTTAAATAGAAGTGATCGTTGTGTCTAGGTGTTAGCAAATGGTGATCGCTGTGATAATCAAACATGCAAACTTAATCATTATACGTACGGGTGTGCGCTCGTCGGCTGGTGGGAACGACGAATTAACGATCGGCTTCTAAAACAATGGCAAACTAAACATAGCGGCATCCAAACGGAAAAGGAATTTGCTCAGCATTAAAGAACAACCAGAAATCTGGAAGGCGACAGCAAATCAAAAATCGGGTGTTATCTGATTCGGGGCGTTTGATATGTACAGTGGCGTGCAGTCGCACTCCCTTTACAGATTAACTTAACACTCTGTTCATTCTCAAACGAAACACTGGTGTATTTACACTAGAACCTTTCTATCTACAAACAGATCATCGCTAAAAGAGAATACTAGACGTGACTGTGATGATAATAAAACTTGAAACCTTAAAAACTGACTGATAAAGGTAGAATCAAATTTGTAGCATACGAGGCTTAATTTTGGAGAAAATTCAACTGGGAAATTAGTACATATCACGTAAATATTTAGAGATACAGCTTGAAGATTTGTAAGTAGAAAGAGACTGCCACAGGCAGACACGTTAAGCAATTGGTATTAGCTACTTTACTCAATGAATTTCCGAAATCGATTTTCTGGAAAATCAATTCTCACGACAGAAAGATTCCGCCTACATTTTATATTCAGTTTCAtatgaaaaaatcattttattctgaGTTGTATCGTCATTACAGCCACGGAGAGGGTGACTTAACTATTAAATGAATCTATGGTATATTACAATACAACTGTCGCAGTCTATTAATGTCTACCGTTACAGAAATAATTTTCTACGTAAAGTGAAAAATCTAAACAAGGATCTAGGAGGAAAAATCGGTGCATTTGGCTCATGCAGGACGAGATCCTTACGCGAGCCTTTCGTCGCGCCGATTGCCATCTCTGAGACGGTGTCCTTCGTCTGATGGAAACGTGTCTGGACAACGGAGTGTCCAGATTCTCCAGCTTGCCGCTCaaacgtttcattttcttcgccTGTAACGCCTTGTTAGTAAAAGCAACGTTCGTTGGTAGTGAGCACGTGTGTTATTCGTTGTACTTAGAAAGTTAGAGAGACCGAGGAAGCTCAGACAGTGTCACCGAGGTTACACTGGTGTTAATGGTTCTCCTCAACCGCAGACAGGTTAATCGAATCAGTAACAGGCGACGTTAGAGTTATTCATGTTTGAGGAAAGCTTTGAGAGGGCTGGATTAATTACTTGCATCGCGTATTGCTCACAGAAAATTTCCATCTTTATACTCTTCCTAATAATGTTGAACTTGATTCAAAACACCGACCGACATGATCGAAGAAActctaaaattttgaaaagaaatgatCTCAAATGTTTCAAAGTGTTCCCAAACTCTCTGCGAGTAGTACACTTTCACGCGGCAGAAACATTGAATCCTTCTTTCCATCTTACGCTAAGGTTCCTTAAGTATCCTTGGCTCTGACCGATTAATTAGTAATTCAATCTCTTCGACCTTAATTAGTGTAACACACAGTGGAAAAAAGATGTCGACCAACACACTCACCGGCTTCCTGCTCAGAAACTGTGACTGCAACGCCAAAACGTAGTACAGCCAAAATAGTCTCAAGATGTAGCCGTAAATCAGCCAATCGGCGTCATCCGTGTACTCCACGTTCCTCGGATCGCTGCAATTGGTTTGATAAATCGCGGATAGGGCCAGATACCGCTGCCAAGTACTGTTCACGGGGATTAACTCCTGAGGGGTTTGATTCTGGTAGCTGAGCAGGGTGAGGATGTGAAGGGTCACGACGACCATCACGATCCTGCAGAGCACGGCGAAGCCTTTCCTGAGCTCCTTGTTGCAGGCCCACCAGGTCGCTGCCCCCAGGAACACCAGGAAATAAAATCCAGCTTCTATGGATGGGTTCAGCGACGACATGATGCATAACGAGGCTAGAACCACGTAGGTTCCGATGCGTCCGAGGAAGTTAATTATCTGTGCACCAGAAAGTAATGTTTTTTTATGGAGGATAGTTGTGATGAATCTCTGGAAACAAAGATTAACCCCTACAaaaacgagtgagactcgtggtgaagattttcaacacgattcaacaaatatatatatatatcagttcattcgaattcaaagtaaatattcttctgtaatcaactattatacataaaaggaaatatagataaaatatccttagaatttttctcttcttccaataaattaatgacaaagtagccgtatcgatcagagttgagaaagaagtcataggccaaggggttaaagaactGACAGTAGGTAGTTAGATAATATTGAGACGAAGATTGATTTTACAAATCAAACATCTGGAAGCAAAAATTGAGCTAGAGGTTGTTAGAAAATGTCAGGAGCATTAACTTTCAACGAGAACTAGGAAGATTAtcagattatttattaattgcaagCGAGTTGAATTAAGTGCACGACGATTTACCTTCGCGGTACTGTCCTCAGCCTTTTTCGACGTGTCGCCCCTTCTGTGCAGAGACACGTCGTCCTCCGCATCGTTCGGAGGTTTCTTCGATAGGAAACGGCATATGAAGTACACTGCAACTGCGGTGGGTAAAACAACTAGCTCCGGTGTCAGCCAGAAGAATACTTCCCAAAGGGATGCGCTATCTAGTCGTACGAAACCTAAGTGTCTGAAGATCACTTCCATCAACTCGCCTAAAAACGTTCGGAAATTTAATGGACTCTATCCGGACGCAGAGCAAGCGCGTCACTTACAATTTTGAAGGAAGTGGCCGTAAGCGGGAAGCGATAACAGGACTATGTGAAACGTGAACTGGCTGACTGCAGTTAGAAACGATAGGCCGATGCAGGTCTTCAGGTAAACGCCGGTGTGGCCTGCCATTGTCTTTTGATCTGGTATCGGTACGAAGGGCGAGTACAGCATCAGCCCTAAGTACACTAGAGACAGTCCTACTGGCCGCCATATTATACCTAtttcaatcaaatatatataatcatttttatatattaaactaaaacaAAAGATTTATtcaatctaaacaaaataatcttcacataataaattagtaacaaaGATATGTCTGATTTGAGATGATAAAGTAAACGATGGAGTAATGAGACGTATGCTTAATTGTGTTTCAAAGATAACTACGATTCGATTGTAACTTTTTGAAGCAAGCTCGGTTTACGACCTTTACGAAACGATATTCGTCATACCGCGTAAATGCATTCATTCCACTGATACAATCAGAAGAAAGTGTTTCCAGCTCGTTAAAAGGTCAGCGGCTAGGGAAGCCAGAAGATAAGACTCATAAGATTTGACATTTCAGCCACCCCAATTGTGCAAGGAGTTACAACGATTCCCGCTCACAAATATCGTCCCATTTAGATTTATTATCAACTCTCTAAGCACGGTGAAACCCCGCCAGGAACAAGCTGATACGCGTGAATCATAGATAGAAAGAATACACATGCTCGCATAATTAAATGGAAACTGTCCTGGCCTCGGAACGTTAATTGCTTTCGTTCCGCCGGGAGGcgttaagttaattaataccTTAACGAGCCTGTGCACGGAGCGCGAGCGCGTTTGTCCGTTTTTATCGTCTTTTGATTTCGATAAGCCCTACGGAAACAAAACTATTCCATTGAAATCGCACCCGGAACGCGTACCACCACTCCCCTCCCATTTCCGCCGACAATACCACTTTCTACTCGGAGAGTACATTCTGCTTACCATCCTCTCGCATGCACAAACGAAAAGTTTGACCGACTGCCAAGGGAACTCGGGCAACGGTTTCCCGACCTCCGAAGACGAGGGAAATTATTTCACTGTTTCCTTGTTGCGTCGCATTTGTTGCGCTCGATATGCACAGCGACCGCGAACCGGTGCATTCGGTTAATTGAACTTCGATTAAGAGTCATCCGACtctaattgaattatttcgaaTCTGGCGCATACAGGATATTCGGGATTATTTACGGTGCAGTGGGTTAAAGAATTAGTATTGTTCGATAGGTATctagtaattcaattaaattaatcagtgctaagaaataatcatataagaaatttctgaaattctgCATCGCTCTTATGCCACGAGGTTCTCAAAACATCGAACTACAGACGAGACGGAATCGCAATTTTTCGAACATTCGAACGATTGTGACATCTTAATAGGGCACGGTGTTGGTAAGCTATTTTCCCCGCAGGTTTTTAACACGACGCCGTTAATGGTAGAAACCGCGGACAGTTAATTACTCGGTTCGGCTTGTACGAGACGATAACACGGGCGATAACGATGCTGTGTTCAGCGTTCGAGTCGTAATTCCTTTTTTTACGCCGGGTGATTCGGGTCACGAGATCAAAGGGAAGCCTCGAAATTACCGCGAACGATAAAAGAGTTCACTCGCATGAATTAGAATGTCAGTTTCCCTTTGGAAACCTCCCTGTCGACCGTTCGAAAGGTGAGCAAGTCGACTGCAGACGTTGCGAAGAATATACGGGGCGGATTGATAATAAACCTGGAATTGAGGAGCCTGTGCTCGACTAATTATAGACGACGCCTGTAAACCGAGACTGAACGCGTCCCGGCGCTGTCAACGTGGTATCCCGAAGCACTTTCTCAAATTTATACGTGTACGCATGTTGCGCGAACTTCCGACCGCGTTCGAAAACCTCGTTTTTCATTCGGTTCACCCGAGAACCGCTGATTACGTCACTCGTTTGTCTCACGTTAGCCGATCCGAAAGTAAATTGCCTCATTGTATCTGTTTCACAGTTTGCGAACATGATATACACAGTTATGCTTTTTACTTATTGGGAACATATATCATTCGCTTCTTATTGATTACTTTGTAATACTAATGTCTTGAAATGACGTACGAATGAACGACGATGCAAATGATCGTTGAAAAGTACGTTAAGTTAGAAAAACATGAAGACAAAGTACTTTACTACTGTGGATACTATTATTGctataattatattcaattcgaCATTTTAGTTGTTTGAAGTTCTTAACATTTGCTTCGTTAAAGTGAACCGAATAGGATCAATGGCAACGTCGAGTTAACGTTGCTGTATTGAGACGAACAATCGAAATCCTTTGAAAAGACGTAGAAACGGTGTTTGCGACACCGTATGACGCATCGTGGAGCAGTTTACCACATACGGGCCGATGATAAAGCCTGGATAATTAACGACGGTATTAAACTTCGAACAGCAGTGGGTCGGCCAACCTGTGGACTATTACTTTCGATGTATCTCTCGATAATATTATCTCAATCTCTCCTACTATCGGTTttcgaatcgaaatattttacaaatgtttCCTAAGGAAAATCTACCGCTATCACCTTTTTCCATGTTTCTTCATCCGAATTCacgttttaaaaaaagaatgttcACGTGAGAAACTCAGCCTCGAGTTTCTCCGTTTGTGAACTCGGTACTTCTCTATTTCTGGTTTCTACCTTGAAATCCGCACGTTCCTTCTAGTTTCACACGAGTCGCTTGGATATCAGTTGCTCAGATCAACAGTCGGCCATCGAGGTCATTAGTCGGTCCCAAATACAGAGTATTTTCATACACTGATGTCATCGAGGCATCCAGCATAACATTATCATCGTTCACGTGTACACGATGTCAATACcattttacgtagttttattataattcccCCGCACACTGTCATAACTATATTAGCAGCTTATCGACGACTGCTTTATCACTTGATAACGCGGCGCAAGGTTTCCTGACAtatgtttattgaaaatacCGTGCTGCTACAGCTTTCACGTCGTTAACGAGACAAATGCGAGATGTAAATTAACAAACCGTCAGCTATATTTCTaagatataaaaacaaaaattccttATCATCTTTTTTATTACCTAACATTCGAGTCGCTCAGAATTAttgcggttaagtccagaaaacaaagagaaaaataatattttgatttctgGAATTATCGTACGACATATTCAGAAACCATAACAAGCAGGGCTTTCTCACTTAGAAACAACGTAGGAACCAGTGAACTCTTTAATAACTAAGCAGAATATTACTCATTCCATGAAAATCGgcaaaaatcagaaaacacCAAGAAATCGACTGAGCGACTCGTTTAATAGTGCAATGATTCTAAGGTTACATCAAAAACAAAAGACTTTTTGGCGAGTGTAACACTGTCAGGGCTGTCTCCCATGGAAACCGAACCACGGAAATATCTCGTTTCAATACGCGACACCGTTATCGTTACCGAGCAAGGTAGACTCGACTAGAAGCGGCAAGTAATTGATACGCGTGACATATTTTTACGCGAAGGGACACTTACATCCTGTCAGGACAGCCGGTAGAACGACCCTGAGTAGGGCCACGTTCAGCCAATACCTCGTCATGGCTGGATGTGCTCGGATGGCCTTTCACCCTGTAACAGACAGAAAAATCGGCGCTCGTAAAACGATCCAGGGATCCAACCTGTCAACATCTCGAGATTTTGCAGCGGTCATGTCAGCTCCGCTGAAATCGATACGACCCTGCCGCAGTCGGATACCTTTAACCTCGTTTTCCTCAGAGACGCAGCGTCGGCACCCTCAAATTCACCCTTCGCTTTTACTACGTTCACCCTACGGTTTACGATCTGCGCTGTCTTTCTGCCAAAAATTACAGCCTCGTGTCATTCTGTATCCTTCTGGCACGCGATGGTCTTAAGATTAGACGTTACTGGTATCTTCGAGATTGACTATAGATTTAATTGGTAACAACTCATCAATCCTTTGTCCAATGTTCAGACGTAgaggatttttttctttttaagtataatagacTGCAGATACTTCTTCTTAATAAGAAACAGTTAGTTAATGAATGATGTGtgtagataataaattgatgatAATATAAGTGATTTTTAAATCACTTCTCCAGTACTGTCTCCTTTAATCGTGGGATAAAACGGGTTCAGGCTCAGCGTTTTCGATGTTCCATCTGACAAGGGTTAAGGATGAGCACTGCATAATTTCGTGGCAGAGAAGAAGAAAGTGAATCCGATGTCGCCTGACGCAGCGATTTCCCGGGGCAAGGGCTTTTGGCGAGCCTCGATAAAACGCGGCGCGCCCAGCTTAATTATCGGCCAATTACATGGGGGAAGGACAGTGCTCCGCGGAAGGTGTGTCTATCCTGTTTCCAGAAACGTGGTTCATCGTCGAACATCATAGTTTGGGGTGGAATGTAATAATACAGGACGGGGAAAGAAATTTCAGATCGATCGTACGAATAATTCTAGTGAATGAaccttataaaaattctctggttaattgaaattattttattttcagtgtatAAACAGTTTCTTAATCTATAATGGAAACTGAGAGTTGCTGACCATTTTATTTTTGCAGCTTCACACGATCACTTATTCTTCTCGTTCACAGAATATCGATGTCCCTATGTTATTTTAGTACTACATTATCACTCTGTTATGTAATGATA
This is a stretch of genomic DNA from Nomia melanderi isolate GNS246 chromosome 1, iyNomMela1, whole genome shotgun sequence. It encodes these proteins:
- the Piezo gene encoding piezo type mechanosensitive ion channel component isoform X4; translated protein: MTRYWLNVALLRVVLPAVLTGCIIWRPVGLSLVYLGLMLYSPFVPIPDQKTMAGHTGVYLKTCIGLSFLTAVSQFTFHIVLLSLPAYGHFLQNCELMEVIFRHLGFVRLDSASLWEVFFWLTPELVVLPTAVAVYFICRFLSKKPPNDAEDDVSLHRRGDTSKKAEDSTAKIINFLGRIGTYVVLASLCIMSSLNPSIEAGFYFLVFLGAATWWACNKELRKGFAVLCRIVMVVVTLHILTLLSYQNQTPQELIPVNSTWQRYLALSAIYQTNCSDPRNVEYTDDADWLIYGYILRLFWLYYVLALQSQFLSRKPAKKMKRLSGKLENLDTPLSRHVSIRRRTPSQRWQSARRKARLMRFGSARTGLLQDSTGSVIVQDGHQDDSIQMHSFSDGAPDEQFGIIENIIMAVYSIFQLIINSSYLATNIIMMTWSIMYHSWTTFALLLWALILWMVPNKRASMMKCSPFIVFYATLLLLCQYIYGMDLTEEELPTLVNGFKVSEIGFSKPEELSRWHLVVRCLFITMFWITMRQYTAERTRQRRSSTLRDMVAPLHVSVSTATTAMNHDVPEIKSKFMKDVGILLKKLLTKFWIAVVAIMLFICGITGERMTVFRIVYMSLFLVLIITFQISWTAWRRMMYPFWLTVIGYSVIMLILVYTYQFDNFPEYWNYLHIDEDLQMDIGLEKYATKDLFVRLLTPTFFVIITVLQIHYFHKDFLEVTNIEAIGSRTEESSFRQDTLNQSPTLDMPPTSPGEIFLADEDDHDTPYSLRQLKRMSKLERMALFRKIMKHLVNFYNYVWLFLEIHMQKIIFISVMLLCVNDVCAINLVFVVIVAIMINTRRHAQILTVNIIAAIIALLMVAKMLYQIQYIDHNNWNVNCTRHVDDKQPQFSSNNTVYNIAEWFGMKKAEPGELAELLKGYIGIIVVTTLRKIIRVRQCFYRKGIGELLETPQVMFPSITRADADKGIPECLKFLFNYGFYKFGLEICLIGIVALIGTRLDFYSVLYSVWLLLLFSLRRRTISRIWPFFKVFGVIMLPVQYSLVVALPSWLCIDYPWSNSEILRRLQEWMYFPDPDFPPNPRKLMCDFILLMMIVRQSLYFRIEQRTVANGKEFPAGHNYSVYQDMEKPNFVNPVKDYVSHIHSWLDVLKRGVLMSLMWITLSIMFLAGTKRTNLFSLGYLIGAFVFLWQGSDFYLRPVRTILRWWNMLIGYNVVVIFSKALLQGVGCVLIKQLEVSACPLIQLFGITCLRKFQSSAGDIVIGKVDCVVPREDIGMVWDGLCFGFLLLQKRLFKSYYFFHIVDETKAMSVLASRGAELLEELHQKRIDIQESVEKNVLQKLKFKMDKIKASQRKIQGPSYREPQMHKVDTLYPGARPLYRVRAPKTNREAIRSGDYYMFDDLDDDDVTDMIPDTESEKEDERRRREQERQGRRMTITELMSTLIKTDIEIATHVAMYGGREKDALRLRRRSVPLTRKKSSMSYLSAQSETDTAMATDGGDKTSLTSADIETEEKEESTAEPVKTPEPSEYEDDKVDEPEGKEEEEKVSFVTYFKFLVVMINSGLTSMTKYLNRFSRDYRYIRKVLAKEKKLLKAKPDFRMGMRLGINQMWQPIPLMKTRSASNGNTEEHYDPGEGPSRPQTQDQSTIFSEISPVQHDDEGAELSEVDQPPIIQLLASIWFGVLAHSSLLCYFVVFLHQIKNASVLSTPLPLMVFCWGSLTIPRPSKTFWVTLIAYTEAIVIVKCIFQLELLPWNKVAAPNNPLFTPRIMGVERKPNYALWDLLVLLMVFFHRFMLKSLGQWTSPSLKPRKIIPSTLTIVPSKPPPADKGQGESVTRQEDPDDGSVVRTPKGRTLNMHAAGDAENVQTTDEHEKLVAIQGEELNPHTEQLQAAMNMTVDKYMQPTKNFFTQILSPVGKEKTNVYAYMFLCDFFNFLLLIFGFSAFGTQQGDGGVTAYLQENRVPMPFLLMLLLQFALIVIDRALFLRKSILGKLIFQYCLIFGVHVWMFFILPSVTERQFNEKLPPQIWYMVKCFYLLLAAYQLRQGYPTRILGNFLCKKYSIVNYVLFKGFMLVPFLFELRAVMDWIWTDTSMTIMDWFKMEDIFASIYQIKCMRGVEADFPQPRGVKKKQMSKYLVGGGALFLIIGLIWFPLLLFALGGTVGDSNLPYDVSMKIRIGPYEPIYSMSAQTSSIVGYSPAQYKKFTDLYAKDRPAVTFLENYIHSDVAAVRLSGFSRKLWSISPPDLQRLKFELEDNSTTVVIHVEWTVSRKTYAKDASEVTTKLRDIQLPPFVDGEFNPVRLKLANMLSTDNSTAHSGTITLPNAFPKFLKVTSLTTDVVPQLMQPINTPDEEEIETDNSYLFRSINLHLSTDAACCARQKWWVVKEVCDDDLYNQRLKDVPLNNCDYIMMFLFNDKTFPEELSFISGFGILGLYTTAVIVISQMMRKIVSDMAPKIMFDDLPYVDRILRLCLDIYLVRESGELCLEEDLFAKLIFLYRSPETLIRWTRPPEEGERNDDNDDRDEIEDDRDESVRADSRRE